In Dasypus novemcinctus isolate mDasNov1 chromosome 10, mDasNov1.1.hap2, whole genome shotgun sequence, one DNA window encodes the following:
- the LOC101435694 gene encoding olfactory receptor 5W2-like, with product MDRENCSSLTEFIFLGITTNSEIKGTLFTILLVVYLINILANLGMNILIRLDSQLHTPMYFFLSHLSFSDLYYSTAIGPKMLVDLFARNKSIPFYGCALQFLIFCIFADSECLLLAVMAFDRYKAISNPLLYTVNMSSRVCSMIIAGVYLVGMVDALTHTTLAFHLCFCGSNEINHFFCDTPPLLLLSCSNTQFNELMIFAFFGFIELITISALKVSYCYIFLSVLKIHSDEGRFKAFSTCTSHLTAVALFQGTLLFMYFQSSSSYSLDQDKMTSLFYTLVIPMLNPLIYSLRNKDVKEAMGRMKNKWSF from the coding sequence ATGGACAGGGAAAATTGCTCCTCCTTGACTGAATTCATTTTCTTGGGAATAACTACTAACTCAGAGATCAAAGGGACTCTATTCACCATACTTCTAGTTGTTTATCTCATTAATATTCTGGCAAACCTCGGAATGAACATTTTAATTAGATTGGATTCCCAGCTTCACACACCGATGTACTTTTTCCTCAGCCACCTCTCCTTCTCTGACCTCTACTATTCCACAGCAATTGGGCCTAAGATGCTGGTGGACCTCTTTGCCAGGAACAAAtcaattcctttttatggttgtgCTCTACAATTCCTCATCTTCTGTATCTTTGCAGATTCTGAGTGTCTCCTGCTGGCAGTGATGGCCTTTGATAGGTACAAGGCCATTAGCAACCCCTTGCTCTATACAGTCAACATGTCCAGCAGGGTGTGCTCCATGATCATAGCTGGGGTGTACTTGGTGGGAATGGTGGATGCTCTGACACATACAACATTAGCATTCCACTTATGTTTCTGTGGGTCAAATGAGATTAATCACTTCTTCTGTGATACGCCTCCTCTTCTGTTACTATCTTGCTCAAATACACAGTTCAATGAATTAATGATATTTGCCTTTTTTGGCTTCATTGAACTGATTACCATATCAGCACTTAAAGTGTCttattgttatatcttcctatCAGTTTTAAAGATCCACTCAGATGAGGGGAGATTCAAAGCTTTCTCTACCTGCACATCCCACTTGACAGCTGTTGCCCTTTTCCAAGGAACTTTGCTCTTCATGTATTTCCAGTCCAGTTCTTCTTACTCCTTAGATCAAGACAAAATGACCTCATTGTTTTATACCCTTGTGATCCCCATGTTAAATCCTTTGATTTACAGCTTAAGGAACAAAGATGTGAAAGAGGCCATGGGAAGAATGAAGAATAAAtggtcattttaa